The following proteins come from a genomic window of Pyxidicoccus sp. MSG2:
- a CDS encoding Maf family protein → MHSNAEQTLLILASASPRRRELLSQLSLNFTVSAADIDETPRPGEAPEAYVLRLAREKAGAVATRHPGAWVLAADTTVVLGPELLGKPRDAEEAKAMLGRLSGRTHEVHTGVALAGRHAEGLVVRTRVTFRALTPGEIAWYAGTGEPLDKAGAYAVQGKGGFLVAAVDGSPTNVIGLPLGETLALLERAGVPLPWRASP, encoded by the coding sequence ATGCACTCGAACGCGGAGCAAACGTTGCTAATCCTGGCCTCTGCCTCGCCCCGGCGCAGGGAGCTGCTGTCACAACTGAGCCTCAACTTCACCGTGTCGGCGGCGGACATCGACGAGACGCCCCGCCCCGGGGAGGCCCCGGAAGCCTACGTGCTGCGGCTGGCCCGGGAGAAGGCCGGGGCGGTGGCCACCCGCCACCCGGGCGCCTGGGTGCTGGCCGCGGACACCACCGTGGTGCTGGGCCCGGAGCTGCTGGGCAAGCCCCGGGACGCCGAGGAGGCGAAGGCCATGCTCGGCCGCCTCTCCGGCCGCACCCACGAGGTGCACACCGGCGTGGCACTGGCCGGCCGGCACGCGGAAGGACTCGTCGTGCGCACCCGCGTCACCTTCCGGGCCCTCACCCCGGGGGAGATTGCCTGGTACGCGGGCACCGGCGAGCCGCTGGACAAGGCGGGCGCCTACGCCGTCCAGGGCAAGGGCGGCTTCCTCGTCGCGGCAGTGGACGGAAGCCCCACCAACGTCATCGGCCTGCCGCTGGGCGAGACGCTGGCGCTGCTGGAGCGCGCCGGGGTGCCGCTGCCGTGGAGGGCCTCGCCGTGA
- a CDS encoding DUF4091 domain-containing protein produces MGGAWAWAMVAAMAATPVVAATAAAPGPRVVSPLVKVRPGEAVQGRRDARLSVARGECEATQVVLPAHAARPKVGALSLAGPGAALKVSVWRQVFVDVKTPSNGEGRTGPWPDALVPVEAPIQSADAKLPTVLYVEVCAPEKQAPGTYKGELRVKTEGEAPAPVPFTVEVQPFALPATSSLPTSFGVSLYSIARGHGVSPESPEAKELLRAYGRVLLEHRVSAHGMSMSPPPVRFDGGRPVVDWRAYDAEMGPFLDGSLLPSGARFTTAEVRDNKQASTDAEKAAYYRAFVEHFRKKGWPAQLFFYAKDEPKPEDVPLVHAQAKRVRAAGGIPVLVTSPLDDALRGAADILTPTLNCFYPRPGPQTCRNVVAARTLRGRLPKGAKVWWYQSCNSHGCNGGPPEDAAVDAAYSGWASYMVDHPAPLNRAMGVLAFSSGVDGELYFDTVFAYNTKKDVWTDVFEFGGNGDGTLFYPGTPARLGTPGHQPVISLRLKHLRDGLEDYEYLRLLTELGEGDFAQAAARRLARSGWDITRDAGEWEAVRQEVTARLRKRWAGSEYAKRSGRQTPDSTP; encoded by the coding sequence ATGGGCGGGGCATGGGCGTGGGCGATGGTGGCGGCAATGGCCGCGACTCCGGTTGTTGCGGCGACAGCTGCGGCTCCAGGGCCGCGGGTGGTGTCGCCCCTGGTGAAGGTTCGTCCGGGTGAAGCGGTGCAGGGGCGCCGCGACGCCCGGCTCAGCGTGGCCCGCGGCGAGTGCGAGGCCACGCAGGTGGTGCTGCCCGCGCACGCGGCGCGCCCGAAGGTGGGGGCGCTGTCGCTCGCGGGGCCCGGCGCCGCGCTGAAGGTCTCCGTATGGCGCCAGGTCTTCGTGGACGTGAAGACGCCGTCCAACGGAGAGGGCCGCACGGGTCCGTGGCCGGACGCGCTGGTGCCCGTGGAAGCGCCGATTCAGTCCGCCGACGCGAAGCTGCCCACCGTCCTCTACGTGGAGGTGTGCGCGCCGGAGAAGCAGGCGCCGGGCACGTACAAGGGCGAGCTGCGCGTGAAGACGGAGGGCGAGGCCCCCGCGCCGGTGCCCTTCACGGTGGAGGTGCAGCCCTTCGCGCTGCCCGCCACGTCGTCCCTGCCCACCAGCTTCGGCGTGTCGCTGTACAGCATCGCCCGCGGGCACGGCGTGTCGCCGGAGTCTCCCGAGGCGAAGGAGTTGCTGCGCGCGTACGGCCGCGTCCTGCTGGAGCACCGGGTGAGCGCGCACGGCATGAGCATGTCGCCGCCGCCGGTGCGCTTCGACGGTGGCAGGCCGGTGGTGGACTGGCGCGCGTACGACGCGGAGATGGGGCCCTTCCTCGACGGCAGCCTGCTGCCCTCGGGCGCGCGCTTCACCACCGCCGAGGTGCGCGACAACAAGCAGGCCAGCACCGACGCGGAGAAGGCGGCGTACTACCGCGCCTTCGTCGAGCACTTCCGGAAGAAGGGCTGGCCGGCGCAGCTCTTCTTCTACGCCAAGGACGAGCCGAAGCCGGAGGACGTGCCGCTGGTGCACGCCCAGGCGAAGCGCGTGCGCGCCGCCGGAGGCATCCCCGTGCTCGTCACCAGCCCGCTGGATGACGCACTGCGCGGCGCAGCGGACATCCTCACGCCCACCCTCAACTGCTTCTACCCGCGCCCCGGGCCGCAGACGTGCCGCAACGTGGTGGCGGCGCGCACGCTGCGCGGCCGCCTGCCGAAGGGCGCGAAGGTGTGGTGGTACCAGAGCTGCAACTCGCACGGCTGCAACGGCGGCCCGCCCGAGGACGCGGCGGTGGACGCCGCCTACAGTGGCTGGGCCTCGTACATGGTGGACCACCCCGCCCCGCTCAACCGCGCCATGGGCGTGCTGGCCTTCTCCTCCGGGGTGGACGGCGAGCTCTATTTCGACACCGTCTTTGCCTACAACACGAAGAAAGACGTGTGGACGGACGTCTTCGAGTTCGGCGGCAACGGCGACGGCACCCTCTTCTACCCGGGCACGCCGGCCCGGCTCGGCACCCCGGGCCATCAGCCCGTCATCAGTTTGCGCCTCAAGCATCTGCGGGACGGGCTGGAGGACTACGAGTACCTCCGGCTGCTGACGGAGCTCGGGGAGGGTGACTTCGCGCAGGCGGCCGCGCGGAGGCTGGCCCGCTCGGGTTGGGACATCACCCGGGATGCGGGAGAATGGGAAGCGGTCCGTCAGGAAGTCACGGCACGGCTGCGCAAGCGGTGGGCCGGTTCCGAATATGCGAAGCGCTCGGGCCGTCAGACGCCCGACAGCACCCCGTAG
- a CDS encoding DUF3108 domain-containing protein, whose product MRAQSRWGFAAVLAGLVWSATAMAQDTSANPAFGPGEQSQYRVKYLGVTAGTAQVTVGAPMKQFGEEVWPIIALARSQDVIGVWPIKNKFVSYWQAGGQRVLGSDLHADENGKRRRQRIKMQADGKGALVVKQKEGEQPRESTRELEQGTLDVTGATFALRNRELEVGRDYSYPVFTGSKTFTMRAKVEAREMMNTELGPREVFKLRVQAEFGGSLTSKRDMFVYLTTDPNHVPVRVEAEFALGTMVAEITDYKPGRIMELARAGNDG is encoded by the coding sequence ATGCGTGCGCAGTCCAGGTGGGGATTCGCGGCGGTGCTGGCGGGCCTGGTGTGGTCCGCGACGGCCATGGCCCAGGACACTTCCGCCAATCCGGCCTTCGGCCCCGGTGAGCAATCCCAGTATCGCGTGAAGTACCTCGGCGTGACGGCGGGCACCGCGCAGGTGACGGTGGGCGCGCCCATGAAGCAGTTCGGCGAGGAGGTGTGGCCCATCATCGCCCTGGCGCGCTCGCAGGACGTCATCGGCGTGTGGCCCATCAAGAACAAGTTCGTCTCGTACTGGCAGGCCGGCGGGCAGCGCGTGCTGGGCAGTGATTTGCACGCGGACGAGAACGGCAAGCGCCGCCGCCAGCGCATCAAGATGCAGGCGGACGGCAAGGGCGCCCTCGTCGTGAAGCAGAAGGAGGGCGAGCAGCCGCGCGAGTCCACGCGGGAGCTGGAGCAGGGCACGCTGGACGTGACGGGTGCCACCTTCGCGCTGCGCAACCGCGAGCTGGAGGTGGGCAGGGACTACTCCTACCCCGTCTTCACGGGCAGCAAGACGTTCACGATGCGCGCGAAGGTGGAAGCGCGCGAGATGATGAACACGGAGCTGGGACCCAGGGAGGTCTTCAAGCTGCGCGTGCAGGCGGAGTTCGGCGGCAGCCTGACGTCGAAGCGGGACATGTTCGTGTACCTCACCACCGACCCCAACCACGTGCCGGTGCGCGTGGAGGCGGAGTTCGCGCTGGGGACGATGGTGGCGGAAATCACCGACTACAAGCCGGGCCGCATCATGGAGTTGGCCCGGGCCGGGAACGACGGGTAG
- the mreC gene encoding rod shape-determining protein MreC: MLSLLKRYRRPLIVGVLLLYPLLAFLLSGRKGRDPNPIDRAVIALSSPVQQLLTTSIEGSVAAVRGYLDLRGVRQENDALRLENLQLRAAVQSLGESRAENGRLRKLLGYAEAESGPEIPARVVGVNPVAKLLSVRISGGEKDGVFRGMSVVTPDGIVGQVIRATGGYADVALVTDPQSRVAVRVQRSRARGTAAGTGAGPLKLENMLRTEDVEDGDLIITAGTDGIYPPGVVVGRVTNLEKKEHGMFQGADIVPAVDTSKLEEVLVVGSPYSAMAPGSTAEGASK; the protein is encoded by the coding sequence TTGCTGTCGCTCCTCAAGCGGTACCGCCGCCCCCTCATCGTGGGCGTCCTGCTGCTCTACCCGCTCCTCGCCTTCCTGCTGAGCGGGCGGAAGGGCAGGGACCCCAATCCCATCGACAGGGCCGTCATCGCCCTGTCGTCACCCGTGCAGCAGCTGCTCACCACCTCCATCGAGGGCTCGGTGGCGGCGGTGCGCGGGTACCTCGACTTGCGCGGGGTGCGGCAGGAGAATGACGCGCTGCGGTTGGAGAACCTCCAGTTGCGGGCGGCCGTGCAGTCGCTGGGCGAGTCCCGCGCGGAGAACGGGCGGCTGCGCAAGCTGCTCGGCTACGCGGAGGCGGAGTCCGGGCCGGAGATTCCGGCGCGGGTGGTGGGGGTCAATCCGGTGGCGAAGCTCCTGTCGGTGCGCATCAGCGGTGGTGAGAAGGACGGCGTGTTCCGCGGCATGTCCGTGGTGACGCCGGACGGAATCGTGGGGCAGGTCATCCGCGCCACGGGCGGCTACGCGGACGTGGCGCTGGTGACGGACCCGCAGAGCCGGGTGGCGGTGCGGGTGCAGCGCTCGCGGGCGCGCGGCACGGCGGCGGGGACGGGAGCGGGTCCGCTCAAGCTGGAGAACATGCTGCGCACCGAGGACGTCGAGGACGGCGACCTCATCATCACCGCGGGCACCGACGGCATCTACCCGCCGGGCGTGGTGGTGGGTCGGGTGACGAACCTGGAGAAGAAGGAGCACGGCATGTTCCAGGGTGCGGACATCGTCCCGGCGGTGGATACGAGCAAGCTGGAAGAGGTGTTGGTGGTGGGCAGTCCCTACAGCGCCATGGCGCCGGGCAGCACCGCGGAGGGCGCGTCGAAATGA
- a CDS encoding DUF3108 domain-containing protein, whose protein sequence is MSSMRTLLAAWLTLSTATAWAQLPDADADKPEADKAEAADKDKKVPITVAPCAQALPALRTPMAFMPGEVLEFDLDAMGAQAGKMTMRVQKQKDGQLPVEVEAKTNSFFSKVRRVHGNAITYLHPRTLRPKRYIEDTTENEQRRKVEVAFGAKDRSVKVDYQVGQRPKGQLNYTYDKDGLDVAGSIYLLRQLPLQENMQVCFDVYGVRRLWRMQGSVVKREQVTTPLGQFQAWHMQGMAIRLDRPSQKREVHVWISDDARRLPLAAVGTLDLGAVRATLTSVSRPGEKRQEASGEENMKW, encoded by the coding sequence ATGAGCTCCATGCGCACCCTCCTCGCGGCCTGGCTGACGCTGTCCACCGCCACCGCCTGGGCCCAGCTGCCGGACGCGGACGCCGACAAGCCCGAGGCCGACAAGGCCGAAGCGGCGGACAAGGACAAGAAGGTCCCCATCACCGTGGCGCCCTGCGCGCAGGCGCTGCCCGCGCTGCGCACGCCCATGGCCTTCATGCCCGGCGAGGTGCTCGAGTTCGATTTGGACGCCATGGGCGCCCAGGCCGGGAAGATGACGATGCGCGTCCAGAAGCAGAAGGACGGGCAGCTGCCGGTGGAGGTGGAGGCCAAGACGAACTCCTTCTTCTCCAAGGTGCGCCGGGTCCACGGCAACGCCATCACGTACCTCCACCCGCGCACGCTGCGTCCCAAGCGCTACATCGAAGACACCACGGAGAACGAGCAGCGCCGCAAGGTGGAGGTGGCCTTCGGCGCGAAGGACCGCTCCGTGAAGGTGGACTACCAGGTGGGCCAGCGCCCCAAGGGCCAGCTCAACTACACCTACGACAAGGACGGCCTGGACGTGGCCGGCTCCATCTACCTGCTGCGCCAGTTGCCACTGCAGGAGAACATGCAGGTGTGCTTCGACGTGTACGGCGTGCGCCGGCTGTGGCGCATGCAGGGCTCGGTGGTGAAGCGCGAGCAGGTGACGACGCCGCTGGGCCAGTTCCAGGCCTGGCACATGCAGGGCATGGCCATCCGCCTCGACAGGCCCTCGCAGAAGCGCGAGGTGCACGTGTGGATTTCCGACGACGCCCGCCGCCTGCCCCTGGCCGCCGTGGGCACCCTGGACCTGGGCGCCGTGCGCGCCACCCTCACCTCCGTCTCCCGCCCCGGCGAGAAGCGCCAGGAGGCCAGCGGCGAGGAGAACATGAAGTGGTGA
- a CDS encoding sensor domain-containing diguanylate cyclase, whose protein sequence is MKPADLLSAMKRTVEQLAAFNEMAKALTSTLELREVLALVMQKVSSLLLPRNWSLILQDERTGKLYFEIAVGDGAEVLKGLQLNPGEGIAGAVFSSGVARLVHDVGGDPSFAPRFDEASAFHTRSILAVPLLARGRVLGIIELVNGPADPPFTNEDLTTLTAIADYAAIAIENARNFRRVQELTITDEHTGCYNARHLRALLDHEVKRAARFRHPLSLVFLDLDHFKSINDSHGHLMGSAALKEVGDMLISLGRQNVDSVFRYGGDEFAMLLVETDLDGATLIGQRICEAFRGRPFLQEHGLDARLTASVGVATFPDHSMSALDLIRAADFAMYAAKARGRDGICIAVPTTPDTGSSDFPAR, encoded by the coding sequence ATGAAGCCCGCAGACCTCCTGTCGGCCATGAAGCGGACGGTAGAGCAACTGGCCGCGTTCAACGAGATGGCCAAGGCGCTGACCTCTACGCTGGAGCTGCGCGAGGTGCTCGCGCTCGTCATGCAGAAGGTCAGCAGCCTGCTGTTGCCTCGCAACTGGTCCCTCATCCTCCAGGACGAGCGCACCGGGAAGCTCTACTTCGAAATCGCGGTGGGCGACGGCGCCGAGGTCCTCAAGGGCCTCCAGCTCAACCCCGGCGAGGGCATCGCCGGCGCCGTCTTCAGCTCCGGCGTCGCCCGGCTCGTCCATGACGTGGGGGGAGACCCCAGCTTCGCCCCCCGCTTCGACGAGGCCTCCGCCTTCCACACCCGCTCCATCCTCGCGGTGCCGCTGCTCGCCCGCGGCCGGGTGCTGGGCATCATCGAGCTCGTCAACGGCCCCGCGGACCCGCCCTTCACCAACGAGGACCTCACCACCCTCACCGCCATCGCCGACTACGCGGCCATCGCGATTGAGAACGCGCGCAACTTCCGGCGGGTGCAGGAGCTGACGATTACCGACGAGCACACCGGCTGCTACAACGCCCGGCACCTGCGCGCGCTGCTGGACCACGAGGTGAAGCGCGCCGCGCGCTTCCGCCATCCGCTGTCGCTCGTCTTCCTGGACCTGGACCACTTCAAGAGCATCAACGACAGCCACGGCCACCTGATGGGCAGCGCCGCCCTCAAGGAGGTGGGCGACATGCTCATCTCCCTCGGCCGGCAGAACGTGGACTCCGTCTTCCGCTACGGCGGCGACGAGTTCGCCATGCTGCTGGTGGAGACCGATCTGGACGGGGCCACCCTCATCGGCCAGCGCATCTGCGAGGCCTTCCGCGGGCGCCCCTTCCTCCAGGAGCACGGCCTGGACGCGCGCCTCACCGCCAGCGTCGGCGTGGCCACCTTCCCGGACCACTCCATGTCCGCGCTGGACCTCATCCGCGCCGCGGACTTCGCCATGTACGCGGCCAAGGCCCGTGGCCGCGACGGCATCTGCATCGCCGTGCCCACCACCCCGGACACCGGCTCCTCGGACTTCCCCGCGCGCTGA
- the mrdA gene encoding penicillin-binding protein 2 codes for MTPPTLGNTTPGRELKRRFLWLGLAMSLGLVMLSIQLYRLQITRGEEYSAKSVANFVKEVRLRADRGVIKDARGTILVDSRPSFDAFVTPAFCTDCFEQVIPRLAELLQWDADQRKKVEDTVRMGRRNAPFQPVPVRVDLTRDEYDRLAARRDILDGVEVAPVPHRFYRTNTVLSHVLGYMNEITQEELERLSADGAKYALGDYIGRRGLERYFEQRLRGTDGVRKEVVNARGQTIEELNIKLGDNAVVQPRAGSNLVLSIDMRLQEEAERAFPGVTGAVVAIDVNTGFIKALVSRPGFDPNLLTGRVTPAQMALLSRDPLEPMINRVAAEHYSPGSTFKVVTQLAAYKSGAFRPETSVMCPGGYRLGARVWRCHKDSGHGHMDGYNAMKTSCDTWFYKVADTIGLDPIGEMGKSLGLGAPTGIDVVAEVPGIMPTSTYHDKASPGGYTKGMALNSAIGQGDDNVTPLQLALVYAAIANGGTLFKPQLVQRLENLDGEVVEEFKPEVVRRVDIPAAHRKAVIEGLVKVAQEPGGTAYRARMAGIQDKDMQVAAKTGTAQVARLGTVRVKTQQMSFFERDHAWFAGFAPADKPELAIVVLNEHGGHGGADAAPTAMAVIQKYFDLKKQDATAPPPRPNQPYTPSLSRAPSVDEAALTRGVLPPAELPGDDEDVTRATPD; via the coding sequence GTGACGCCTCCCACGCTGGGCAATACGACGCCGGGCCGCGAGCTGAAGCGGCGCTTCCTGTGGCTGGGCCTCGCCATGTCGCTGGGCCTGGTCATGCTGTCCATCCAGCTCTACCGGCTGCAAATCACCCGGGGCGAGGAGTACTCCGCCAAGAGCGTGGCCAACTTCGTGAAGGAGGTGCGGCTGCGCGCCGACCGCGGCGTCATCAAGGACGCGCGCGGCACCATCCTCGTGGACAGCCGTCCGTCCTTCGACGCCTTCGTCACGCCGGCCTTCTGCACGGACTGTTTCGAGCAGGTGATTCCGCGCCTCGCGGAGCTGCTCCAGTGGGACGCCGACCAGCGCAAGAAGGTGGAGGACACGGTGCGCATGGGGCGGCGCAACGCGCCCTTCCAGCCGGTGCCGGTGCGCGTGGACCTCACGCGTGACGAGTACGACCGGCTCGCCGCCCGCCGCGACATCCTCGACGGCGTCGAAGTGGCGCCCGTGCCCCACCGCTTCTACCGGACCAACACGGTGCTGTCGCACGTGCTGGGCTACATGAATGAAATCACCCAGGAGGAGCTGGAGCGGCTCAGCGCCGACGGCGCGAAGTACGCCCTGGGCGACTACATCGGCCGGCGCGGCCTGGAGCGCTACTTCGAGCAGCGGCTGCGCGGCACGGACGGCGTGCGCAAGGAAGTGGTGAACGCGCGCGGCCAGACGATTGAAGAGCTCAACATCAAGCTGGGCGACAACGCCGTGGTGCAGCCCCGCGCGGGCAGCAACCTGGTGCTCTCCATCGACATGCGTCTCCAGGAGGAGGCGGAGCGGGCCTTCCCGGGCGTGACGGGCGCGGTGGTGGCCATCGACGTCAACACCGGCTTCATCAAGGCGCTGGTGTCCCGCCCGGGCTTCGACCCCAACCTGCTCACCGGCCGCGTGACGCCGGCGCAGATGGCCCTTCTGTCCAGGGATCCGCTGGAGCCGATGATCAACCGCGTGGCCGCCGAGCACTACAGCCCGGGCTCCACCTTCAAGGTCGTCACCCAGCTGGCCGCCTACAAGTCCGGCGCGTTCCGCCCGGAGACGTCGGTGATGTGCCCCGGCGGCTACCGGCTGGGCGCGCGCGTGTGGCGCTGCCACAAGGACAGCGGCCACGGGCACATGGACGGCTACAACGCGATGAAGACGTCCTGCGACACCTGGTTCTACAAGGTGGCGGACACCATCGGCCTGGACCCCATCGGTGAGATGGGCAAGTCGCTGGGCCTGGGCGCTCCCACGGGCATCGACGTGGTGGCCGAGGTGCCGGGCATCATGCCGACCAGCACGTACCACGACAAGGCGTCGCCCGGCGGCTACACCAAGGGCATGGCGCTCAACAGCGCCATCGGCCAGGGCGACGACAACGTGACACCGCTGCAGCTCGCGCTCGTGTACGCGGCCATCGCCAACGGCGGCACGCTGTTCAAGCCGCAGCTGGTGCAGCGGCTGGAGAACCTGGACGGTGAAGTCGTCGAGGAGTTCAAGCCGGAGGTGGTGCGCCGGGTGGACATCCCGGCCGCGCACCGCAAGGCCGTGATTGAAGGCCTCGTGAAGGTGGCGCAGGAGCCGGGCGGCACCGCGTACCGCGCGCGCATGGCGGGCATCCAGGACAAGGACATGCAGGTGGCGGCCAAGACGGGCACCGCGCAGGTGGCCCGGCTGGGAACGGTGCGCGTGAAGACGCAGCAGATGAGCTTCTTCGAGCGAGACCACGCCTGGTTCGCGGGCTTCGCCCCGGCGGACAAGCCCGAGCTGGCCATTGTCGTCCTCAACGAGCACGGCGGCCACGGCGGCGCGGACGCGGCGCCCACGGCCATGGCCGTCATCCAGAAGTACTTCGACTTGAAGAAGCAGGACGCGACGGCGCCGCCGCCGCGTCCCAACCAGCCCTACACGCCGTCCCTGTCGCGCGCGCCGAGCGTGGACGAGGCGGCGCTGACGCGGGGCGTACTGCCGCCGGCCGAGCTGCCGGGTGACGACGAGGACGTGACACGTGCAACTCCGGATTGA
- a CDS encoding YggS family pyridoxal phosphate-dependent enzyme yields MSDGVAQRLAAVRERVAAACARAGRPVESVTLVAVSKLKPAALIREAYAAGQRDFGENYAQELRDKAAELADLEGLRWHAIGALQTNKVKYVARVAASFHALDRLEVARELSKRREGAPPLPCYVEVNVGGEATKSGLEPAALETFLTEVRALPGLQLVGLMSLPPPTDDEARARGYFQALRELARAHGLPGLSMGTTHDFELAIQEGASVVRVGTAIFGERA; encoded by the coding sequence GTGAGCGACGGCGTGGCGCAGCGGCTGGCGGCGGTGCGCGAGCGGGTGGCGGCGGCCTGCGCGCGCGCCGGGCGGCCGGTGGAGTCGGTGACGCTGGTGGCGGTGTCCAAGCTGAAGCCGGCGGCGCTCATCCGCGAGGCGTACGCGGCGGGCCAGCGCGACTTCGGGGAGAACTACGCGCAGGAGCTGCGGGACAAGGCCGCGGAGCTGGCGGACCTGGAGGGCCTGCGCTGGCACGCCATCGGCGCGCTGCAGACCAACAAGGTGAAGTACGTGGCGCGCGTGGCCGCTTCCTTCCACGCGCTGGACCGGCTGGAGGTGGCGCGCGAGCTGTCCAAGCGGCGCGAGGGCGCGCCTCCCCTGCCCTGCTACGTGGAGGTCAACGTGGGCGGCGAGGCCACCAAGAGCGGCCTCGAGCCCGCGGCGCTGGAGACCTTCCTCACGGAAGTGCGCGCCCTGCCCGGGCTCCAGCTGGTGGGGCTGATGTCACTGCCGCCCCCCACGGACGACGAGGCGCGGGCGCGCGGCTACTTCCAGGCGCTGCGCGAGCTGGCGCGGGCGCATGGCCTGCCCGGCCTGTCCATGGGCACCACGCACGACTTCGAGCTGGCCATCCAGGAGGGGGCCAGCGTGGTCCGCGTGGGCACGGCCATCTTCGGCGAGCGGGCGTGA
- a CDS encoding peptidylprolyl isomerase: MDGLNPRKVFSLVFIIGIAVVFTLSFGPGSNGFGGTGAASTAPGSVATVNGKEIPMRDFATAWARQMNFLRSQGSPIPESVARQFGMHTQVLDRLVNTELLAQAAERHGITASDDELRKLIHENPDFQKDGVFDMERYKQVLRDFYRKTAPDFESELRRQLGAQKMLDVVRANAVVSDDEVRARYEKQGNQAKVVFARFLPTMFAEKVPAPTPAQLAEWKKAHEKEIKDYFEANRFVYQQPERIHARQVLVKLAPDATAEQKAQARAKAEALRKEIEGGKDFAAVAKESSEDPGSKARGGDLGWVERNSWEPVLADAAFALKAGEVTQPVETKFGVHLVKVEEKQAAQDKKLEDVSDEIATTLYKQERAKEQARAEAEKALASIKGGKTLKELFPSEKEQPALLRFETETRPEAVETDSFTAEGEAVPHLGPAPELVKAVFAANGPEPLGQVFPVGEGFVVTQVVERQKPDTAGFDKRKDELRAQAQQAKQIELTESFLKSLKKQGTVVTNAEAIDSVVGAG, encoded by the coding sequence ATGGACGGTCTGAATCCCCGGAAGGTCTTCTCCCTGGTGTTCATCATCGGCATCGCGGTGGTGTTCACGCTGTCGTTCGGGCCGGGCAGCAACGGCTTCGGCGGCACCGGCGCCGCGAGCACGGCCCCCGGCTCGGTGGCCACGGTGAACGGCAAGGAAATCCCCATGCGCGACTTCGCCACCGCATGGGCCCGGCAGATGAACTTCCTGCGCTCGCAAGGCAGCCCCATCCCGGAATCCGTCGCCCGCCAGTTCGGCATGCACACCCAGGTGCTCGACCGCCTGGTGAACACCGAGCTGCTCGCCCAGGCGGCCGAGCGCCACGGCATCACCGCCTCCGACGACGAGCTGCGCAAGCTCATCCATGAGAACCCGGACTTCCAGAAGGACGGCGTGTTCGACATGGAGCGCTACAAGCAGGTGCTGCGCGACTTCTACCGGAAGACGGCGCCGGACTTCGAGAGCGAGCTGCGCCGCCAGCTGGGCGCCCAGAAGATGCTCGACGTGGTGCGCGCCAACGCGGTGGTGTCGGACGACGAGGTCCGCGCCCGCTACGAGAAGCAGGGCAACCAGGCCAAGGTCGTCTTCGCGCGCTTTTTGCCCACCATGTTCGCCGAGAAGGTGCCCGCCCCCACGCCCGCCCAGCTGGCGGAGTGGAAGAAGGCGCACGAGAAGGAGATCAAGGACTACTTCGAGGCCAACCGCTTCGTGTACCAGCAGCCCGAGCGCATCCACGCCCGCCAGGTGCTGGTGAAGCTGGCCCCGGACGCCACCGCCGAGCAGAAGGCCCAGGCCAGGGCGAAGGCCGAGGCGCTGCGCAAGGAGATTGAGGGCGGCAAGGACTTCGCCGCGGTGGCGAAGGAGAGCAGCGAGGACCCGGGCAGCAAGGCGCGCGGTGGAGACCTCGGCTGGGTGGAGCGCAACAGCTGGGAGCCGGTGCTGGCGGACGCGGCCTTCGCGCTGAAGGCGGGCGAGGTGACGCAGCCGGTGGAGACGAAGTTCGGCGTGCACCTGGTCAAGGTGGAGGAGAAGCAGGCGGCCCAGGACAAGAAGCTCGAGGACGTCTCGGACGAGATTGCCACCACGCTCTACAAGCAGGAGCGCGCGAAGGAGCAGGCCCGCGCCGAGGCGGAGAAGGCGCTGGCCTCCATCAAGGGTGGCAAGACGCTGAAGGAGCTCTTCCCCTCGGAGAAGGAGCAGCCGGCCCTGCTGCGCTTCGAGACGGAGACGCGTCCGGAGGCGGTGGAGACGGACAGCTTCACGGCCGAGGGTGAGGCGGTGCCGCACCTGGGCCCCGCGCCCGAGCTGGTGAAGGCCGTGTTCGCGGCCAACGGCCCCGAGCCGCTGGGCCAGGTCTTCCCGGTGGGCGAGGGCTTCGTGGTCACGCAGGTGGTGGAGCGCCAGAAGCCGGATACCGCCGGCTTCGACAAGCGCAAGGACGAGCTGCGCGCCCAGGCCCAGCAGGCCAAGCAGATCGAGCTGACCGAGTCCTTCCTCAAGTCGCTGAAGAAGCAGGGCACGGTGGTGACGAACGCCGAGGCCATCGACTCGGTGGTGGGCGCGGGCTAG